A window from Drosophila miranda strain MSH22 chromosome Y unlocalized genomic scaffold, D.miranda_PacBio2.1 Contig_Y2_pilon, whole genome shotgun sequence encodes these proteins:
- the LOC117192534 gene encoding ceramide glucosyltransferase-like encodes MSHLPVPLYGFAAFFMIFWFGTWMVHLIAICYGKYKLHKKSCKLPPESSPLPGVSILKPLMGVDPNLQHNLETFFTMDYPVYELLFCVEDKDDPAIKLVEGLLEKYPRIDARLSVGWSDVGVNPKINNIHHGYMAAKFDFVMISDSGIKMKNDTLLDMVQNISEKHALVHQMPFTCDREGFATIFEKVFFGTVQSRIYLSADVLGINCHTGMSCLLRKAVIDQLGGLRTFGCYLAEDFFIAKGVTKLGWKMRISNQPALQNSGLCDIGSFQARLIRWAKLRVAMVPTTILLEPLSECMILGAFAAWSASVLFNWEPLVFYMVHILCWLLSDWLLLSIVHHGSMPFHKFEFVIGWQFRELTGPYLFLHALWDPAIRWRTRTFKLHWGGMAYELNTPADCQTAPLQQQTAPTLPTDSGQAVAEVTPAATFCTEAMHRLLVS; translated from the coding sequence ATGTCACACCTACCTGTGCCACTGTACGGCTTCGCAGCGTTTTTCATGATTTTCTGGTTTGGCACCTGGATGGTCCATCTGATAGCCATTTGCTACGGGAAGTACAAGCTGCACAAGAAGTCGTGCAAGCTGCCGCCAGAGTCGTCGCCACTGCCGGGTGTCTCCATCCTTAAACCGCTGATGGGCGTGGATCCGAACTTGCAGCACAACCTAGAGACCTTCTTCACGATGGACTATCCTGTGTACGAGCTGCTTTTCTGtgtggaggacaaggacgATCCGGCCATAAAGCTGGTCGAGGGCCTGCTGGAAAAGTATCCCCGGATAGACGCCCGGCTCTCTGTGGGCTGGTCTGATGTGGGCGTTAATCCGAAAATCAACAACATCCATCACGGCTACATGGCGGCAAAATTCGATTTCGTTATGATCTCCGACAGTGGCATCAAAATGAAGAACGACACGCTGCTGGACATGGTCCAAAACATATCCGAGAAGCACGCCCTGGTCCATCAGATGCCGTTCACCTGCGACCGGGAGGGATTTGCCACCATTTTCGAGAAGGTCTTCTTCGGCACCGTCCAGAGCAGAATCTACCTATCGGCCGATGTTCTTGGCATAAACTGCCACACGGGAATGTCGTGTCTTCTGCGGAAAGCAGTCATCGATCAGCTGGGCGGCCTAAGGACCTTTGGCTGCTACCTTGCCGAGGACTTCTTTATCGCCAAAGGCGTAACGAAGCTGGGATGGAAAATGAGAATCTCCAATCAGCCCGCTCTGCAGAACAGCGGACTGTGCGACATCGGCAGCTTTCAGGCGCGGCTCATACGATGGGCTAAGCTGCGCGTGGCCATGGTGCCCACGACCATCCTTCTGGAGCCGCTCTCCGAGTGCATGATTCTGGGGGCCTTCGCGGCCTGGTCAGCCTCGGTTCTGTTCAACTGGGAACCTCTGGTGTTCTACATGGTGCACATACTCTGCTGGTTGCTGTCCGACTGGCTGCTGCTCTCCATAGTCCATCACGGCTCAATGCCGTTCCACAAATTCGAGTTTGTCATTGGCTGGCAGTTCAGGGAGCTGACGGGGCCCTATCTGTTCCTGCACGCGCTCTGGGACCCGGCGATACGTTGGCGGACTCGCACCTTCAAGCTTCACTGGGGTGGCATGGCCTACGAGCTGAACACACCCGCCGATTGTCAAACCGCACCGCTGCAGCAACAGACGGCGCCGACGTTACCGACGGATTCGGGTCAAGCGGTGGCGGAGGTCACGCCAGCGGCCACATTCTGTACAGAAGCGATGCACCGTCTGCTGGTGTCGTAG
- the LOC117192531 gene encoding LIM domain-containing protein A-like isoform X1: protein MRPIRFSSVHLCIFCLLFLEIHQHALQAAPAYRSHELGSQVIHHHAIQEAPAQSSHRHPDSHESLKDPHLEFQGPNRPEVSTDQVIHHHAIQEAPAQSSHRHPDSQESLKDLHLEFQGPNRPKDSTDHGQSRELGSQLIHHHGLQEAPAPRSHHHQDSHKSLKEPHLELQGQNRPEDNTEYGQSRELGSQLIHHHGLQAAPASRSHHHQDSHKSLKEPHLEFQGPNRPEDNTDHGKSRELGSQVIHHHAIQEAPAQSSHRHPDSQESLKDLHLEFQGPNRPKDSTDHGQSRELGSQLIHHHGLQEAPAPRSHHHQDSHKSLKEPHLEFQGQNRPEDNTEYGQSRELGSQVIHHHAIQEAPAQSSQRHPDSHESLKDPHLEFQGPNRPKDSTDHGQSRELASQVIHHHPIQEAPAQSSHRHPDSQESLKDSQLEFQGQNRPEDNTDHGQSRELASQVIHHHAIQESPAHSSHRHLDSHKSPKEPHLEFQGPNRPEDSTDRGQTRELASQVIHHHAIQEPPAHSSQRHPDSHESLKKPHLELQGQNRPEDNTEYGQSRELGSQVIHHHAIQEPPAHSSHRHLDSHKSPKEPHLEFQGPNRPEDSTDRGQTREFGSWSEMPMRLFHLVSENPTTVDSSGDRNQRKTSAMQRQAKKHLSPRTRTSGTSDRHKELTIPLARGIVNIHGRRIANPWAVTYGDVWRDTRLAAGQLSRMPRLHLASSPIVNYYPDEAKLASVCKSTIFMQKYGMPRRMASWTWIQYHIYRKAFTYRRMDLKQWHRQAVLDIDCHRFNNKKTTVLAYLECALSRYQRNEYQIPQYPKRQNQLFYDN from the exons ATGAGGCCGATACGATTTTCGTCTGTCCATTTGTGCATATTCTGTCTCCTGTTTTTG GAGATTCACCAACATGCGCTTCAAGCAGCGCCGGCCTACCGTTCGCACGAATTGGGCTCCCAGGTGATCCACCACCATGCGATACAAGAGGCGCCGGCTCAAAGTTCGCACCGTCATCCTGACTCCCACGAATCGCTCAAGGATCCCCACCTTGAGTTTCAGGGACCAAATAGACCCGAGGTTAGCACGGACCAGGTGATCCACCATCATGCGATACAAGAGGCGCCGGCTCAAAGTTCGCACCGTCATCCAGACTCCCAAGAATCGCTCAAGGATCTCCACCTCGAGTTTCAGGGGCCAAATAGACCCAAGGATAGCACGGACCATGGGCAGTCACGGGAATTGGGATCCCAGCTGATCCACCACCATGGGCTACAAGAGGCGCCGGCCCCCCGTTCGCACCATCATCAAGACTCCCACAAATCGCTCAAGGAACCTCACCTTGAGCTTCAGGGGCAAAATAGACCCGAGGATAACACAGAGTATGGACAGTCACGGGAATTGGGATCCCAGCTGATCCACCACCATGGGCTACAGGCGGCGCCGGCCTCCCGTTCGCACCATCATCAAGACTCCCACAAATCGCTCAAGGAACCTCACCTTGAGTTTCAGGGGCCAAATAGACCCGAGGATAACACGGACCATGGGAAGTCACGGGAATTGGGCTCCCAGGTGATCCACCATCATGCGATACAAGAGGCGCCGGCTCAAAGTTCGCACCGTCATCCAGACTCCCAAGAATCGCTCAAGGATCTCCACCTCGAGTTTCAGGGGCCAAATAGACCCAAGGATAGCACGGACCATGGGCAGTCACGGGAATTGGGATCCCAGCTGATCCACCACCATGGGCTACAAGAGGCGCCGGCCCCCCGTTCGCACCATCATCAAGACTCCCACAAATCGCTCAAGGAACCTCACCTTGAGTTTCAGGGGCAAAATAGACCCGAGGATAACACAGAGTATGGACAGTCACGGGAATTGGGCTCCCAGGTGATCCACCATCATGCGATACAAGAGGCGCCGGCTCAAAGTTCGCAACGTCATCCAGACTCCCACGAATCGCTCAAGGATCCCCACCTCGAGTTTCAGGGGCCAAATAGACCCAAGGATAGCACGGACCATGGGCAGTCACGGGAATTGGCCTCCCAGGTGATCCACCATCATCCGATACAAGAGGCGCCGGCTCAAAGTTCGCACCGTCATCCAGACTCCCAGGAATCGCTCAAGGATTCCCAACTTGAGTTTCAGGGGCAAAATAGACCCGAGGATAACACGGACCATGGGCAGTCACGGGAATTGGCCTCCCAGGTGATCCACCATCATGCGATACAAGAATCGCCGGCTCACAGTTCGCACCGTCATCTAGACTCCCACAAATCGCCCAAGGAACCTCACCTTGAGTTTCAGGGACCAAATAGACCCGAGGATAGCACGGACCGTGGACAGACTCGGGAATTGGCCTCCCAGGTGATCCACCATCATGCGATACAAGAACCGCCGGCTCACAGTTCGCAACGTCATCCAGACTCCCACGAATCGCTCAAGAAACCTCACCTTGAGCTTCAGGGGCAAAATAGACCCGAGGATAACACAGAGTATGGACAGTCACGGGAATTGGGATCCCAGGTGATCCACCATCATGCGATACAAGAACCGCCGGCTCACAGTTCGCACCGTCATCTAGACTCCCACAAATCGCCCAAGGAACCTCACCTTGAGTTTCAGGGACCAAATAGACCCGAGGATAGCACGGACCGTGGACAGACTCGGGAATTTGGCTCTTGGTCCGAAATGCCCATGAGACTCTTTCACCTAGTTAGCGAAAATCCAACGACAGTGGACAGTAGTGGCGACCGTAACCAGCGAAAGACCAGCGCTATGCAACGACAAGCTAAAAAGCATCTTTCCCCTCGTACAAGGACATCGGGAACGAGTGACCGGCACAAGGAGCTCACCATACCACTAGCGCGCGGAATAGTAAACATCCACGGCAGGCGGATCGCAAACCCTTGGGCTGTCACCTACGGGGATGTGTGGAGGGACACGCGTCTCGCTGCCGGGCAGCTAAGCAGAATGCCCCGTTTACACTTGGCGTCGTCGCCAATCGTAAACTACTATCCTGACGAGGCCAAGCTTGCCAGCGTGTGCAAGTCGACCATATTTATGCAAAAATACGGCATGCCACGTAGGATGGCGTCCTGGACTTGGATTCAGTACCATATCTACCGGAAAGCCTTCACTTACAGACGCATGGACCTAAAACAATGGCATCGCCAAGCAGTTCTTGACATAGACTGCCACCGCTTTAATAATAAGAAAACAACGGTCCTTGCATATTTGGAATGCGCGTTAA
- the LOC117192531 gene encoding LIM domain-containing protein A-like isoform X2 yields MRPIRFSSVHLCIFCLLFLEIHQHALQAAPAYRSHELGSQVIHHHAIQEAPAQSSHRHPDSHESLKDPHLEFQGPNRPEVSTDQVIHHHAIQEAPAQSSHRHPDSQESLKDLHLEFQGPNRPKDSTDHGQSRELGSQLIHHHGLQEAPAPRSHHHQDSHKSLKEPHLELQGQNRPEDNTEYGQSRELGSQLIHHHGLQAAPASRSHHHQDSHKSLKEPHLEFQGPNRPEDNTDHGKSRELGSQVIHHHAIQEAPAQSSHRHPDSQESLKDLHLEFQGPNRPKDSTDHGQSRELGSQLIHHHGLQEAPAPRSHHHQDSHKSLKEPHLEFQGQNRPEDNTEYGQSRELGSQVIHHHAIQEAPAQSSQRHPDSHESLKDPHLEFQGPNRPKDSTDHGQSRELASQVIHHHPIQEAPAQSSHRHPDSQESLKDSQLEFQGQNRPEDNTDHGQSRELASQVIHHHAIQESPAHSSHRHLDSHKSPKEPHLEFQGPNRPEDSTDRGQTRELASQVIHHHAIQEPPAHSSQRHPDSHESLKKPHLELQGQNRPEDNTEYGQSRELGSQVIHHHAIQEPPAHSSHRHLDSHKSPKEPHLEFQGPNRPEDSTDRGQTREFGSWSEMPMRLFHLVSENPTTVDSSGDRNQRKTSAMQRQAKKHLSPRTRTSGTSDRHKELTIPLARGIVNIHGRRIANPWAVTYGDVWRDTRLAAGQLSRMPRLHLASSPIVNYYPDEAKLASVCKSTIFMQKYGMPRRMASWTWIQYHIYRKAFTYRRMDLKQWHRQAVLDIDCHRFNNKKTTVLAYLECALSRYQRNEYQIPQYPKRQNQLFYDN; encoded by the exons ATGAGGCCGATACGATTTTCGTCTGTCCATTTGTGCATATTCTGTCTCCTGTTTTTG GAGATTCACCAACATGCGCTTCAAGCAGCGCCGGCCTACCGTTCGCACGAATTGGGCTCCCAGGTGATCCACCACCATGCGATACAAGAGGCGCCGGCTCAAAGTTCGCACCGTCATCCTGACTCCCACGAATCGCTCAAGGATCCCCACCTTGAGTTTCAGGGACCAAATAGACCCGAGGTTAGCACGGACCAGGTGATCCACCATCATGCGATACAAGAGGCGCCGGCTCAAAGTTCGCACCGTCATCCAGACTCCCAAGAATCGCTCAAGGATCTCCACCTCGAGTTTCAGGGGCCAAATAGACCCAAGGATAGCACGGACCATGGGCAGTCACGGGAATTGGGATCCCAGCTGATCCACCACCATGGGCTACAAGAGGCGCCGGCCCCCCGTTCGCACCATCATCAAGACTCCCACAAATCGCTCAAGGAACCTCACCTTGAGCTTCAGGGGCAAAATAGACCCGAGGATAACACAGAGTATGGACAGTCACGGGAATTGGGATCCCAGCTGATCCACCACCATGGGCTACAGGCGGCGCCGGCCTCCCGTTCGCACCATCATCAAGACTCCCACAAATCGCTCAAGGAACCTCACCTTGAGTTTCAGGGGCCAAATAGACCCGAGGATAACACGGACCATGGGAAGTCACGGGAATTGGGCTCCCAGGTGATCCACCATCATGCGATACAAGAGGCGCCGGCTCAAAGTTCGCACCGTCATCCAGACTCCCAAGAATCGCTCAAGGATCTCCACCTCGAGTTTCAGGGGCCAAATAGACCCAAGGATAGCACGGACCATGGGCAGTCACGGGAATTGGGATCCCAGCTGATCCACCACCATGGGCTACAAGAGGCGCCGGCCCCCCGTTCGCACCATCATCAAGACTCCCACAAATCGCTCAAGGAACCTCACCTTGAGTTTCAGGGGCAAAATAGACCCGAGGATAACACAGAGTATGGACAGTCACGGGAATTGGGCTCCCAGGTGATCCACCATCATGCGATACAAGAGGCGCCGGCTCAAAGTTCGCAACGTCATCCAGACTCCCACGAATCGCTCAAGGATCCCCACCTCGAGTTTCAGGGGCCAAATAGACCCAAGGATAGCACGGACCATGGGCAGTCACGGGAATTGGCCTCCCAGGTGATCCACCATCATCCGATACAAGAGGCGCCGGCTCAAAGTTCGCACCGTCATCCAGACTCCCAGGAATCGCTCAAGGATTCCCAACTTGAGTTTCAGGGGCAAAATAGACCCGAGGATAACACGGACCATGGGCAGTCACGGGAATTGGCCTCCCAGGTGATCCACCATCATGCGATACAAGAATCGCCGGCTCACAGTTCGCACCGTCATCTAGACTCCCACAAATCGCCCAAGGAACCTCACCTTGAGTTTCAGGGACCAAATAGACCCGAGGATAGCACGGACCGTGGACAGACTCGGGAATTGGCCTCCCAGGTGATCCACCATCATGCGATACAAGAACCGCCGGCTCACAGTTCGCAACGTCATCCAGACTCCCACGAATCGCTCAAGAAACCTCACCTTGAGCTTCAGGGGCAAAATAGACCCGAGGATAACACAGAGTATGGACAGTCACGGGAATTGGGATCCCAGGTGATCCACCATCATGCGATACAAGAACCGCCGGCTCACAGTTCGCACCGTCATCTAGACTCCCACAAATCGCCCAAGGAACCTCACCTTGAGTTTCAGGGACCAAATAGACCCGAGGATAGCACGGACCGTGGACAGACTCGGGAATTTGGCTCTTGGTCCGAAATGCCCATGAGACTCTTTCACCTAGTTAGCGAAAATCCAACGACAGTGGACAGTAGTGGCGACCGTAACCAGCGAAAGACCAGCGCTATGCAACGACAAGCTAAAAAGCATCTTTCCCCTCGTACAAGGACATCGGGAACGAGTGACCGGCACAAGGAGCTCACCATACCACTAGCGCGCGGAATAGTAAACATCCACGGCAGGCGGATCGCAAACCCTTGGGCTGTCACCTACGGGGATGTGTGGAGGGACACGCGTCTCGCTGCCGGGCAGCTAAGCAGAATGCCCCGTTTACACTTGGCGTCGTCGCCAATCGTAAACTACTATCCTGACGAGGCCAAGCTTGCCAGCGTGTGCAAGTCGACCATATTTATGCAAAAATACGGCATGCCACGTAGGATGGCGTCCTGGACTTGGATTCAGTACCATATCTACCGGAAAGCCTTCACTTACAGACGCATGGACCTAAAACAATGGCATCGCCAAGCAGTTCTTGACATAGACTGCCACCGCTTTAATAATAAGAAAACAACGGTCCTTGCATATTTGGAATGCGCGTTAAGTCGTTATCAGAGAA
- the LOC108159630 gene encoding LOW QUALITY PROTEIN: damage-control phosphatase ARMT1 (The sequence of the model RefSeq protein was modified relative to this genomic sequence to represent the inferred CDS: substituted 1 base at 1 genomic stop codon) → MLSDKMDHSTELTSQTAVDSAVVRSANIQETVDLVFNEKHQIFDIAPRPHVELSGHFLRSFAYFTLKHRSPMTLGEMISFLHDNEPKIMEIFGSYAHFDLNRICWSLQLLRAEIQENQEFQLFHGKAPDVEDWNRFISTLDEDRNRWFSSVWLHAECYMYRRIXAIFRRPDLLSSYDYFSQKKIDATTSVVKLMRDVIMGMRGMLRSQEKFQRMLKLSLWSNRCDLSINKQAPDAQFLKLMADYESDLLVDQSADVWRVLTEAWDPVYVDIVCDNAGFELFSDLLLAEYLIETGLALKVRCHVKAIPWFISDVTKQDFLWMPKFLRSHKIAEIAAFGRRLRRYMRDRSFVLCDTSYFWTSPHDCSQMKKRLPCLYVSLSEAALVIFKGDLNYRKLLGDINWYYTAPLIECMRGFFPTSVCALRTIKSDIYCGLPICTVEWLSEDDPQWMRTGKKGVIQVAVMHRLSGDALV, encoded by the coding sequence ATGTTGAGCGACAAAATGGATCATTCCACTGAGTTGACCAGCCAGACGGCAGTGGACTCCGCCGTCGTCCGCTCGGCAAATATCCAAGAGACGGTGGACCTCGTATTCAACGAAAAGCACCAGATATTTGACATAGCACCCAGGCCGCACGTCGAGTTGTCTGGCCATTTCTTACGAAGTTTCGCCTATTTCACGCTTAAGCACCGCTCGCCCATGACGTTGGGGGAAATGATTAGTTTCCTACATGATAATGAGCCGAAGATAATGGAGATCTTTGGATCCTATGCACACTTCGATTTGAACAGGATTTGCTGGAGTCTGCAGCTGCTGCGCGCTGAGATACAGGAAAACCAGGAGTTTCAGCTGTTCCATGGCAAGGCCCCTGATGTCGAGGACTGGAATCGGTTTATTAGCACTCTGGACGAGGATAGGAATCGTTGGTTCTCCTCCGTCTGGTTGCACGCCGAATGCTATATGTATAGACGCATTTGAGCTATTTTTCGGCGTCCTGACTTGCTCTCCAGCTACGACTACTTTTCGCAGAAAAAGATCGATGCCACGACAAGCGTCGTGAAACTAATGAGGGATGTTATCATGGGTATGCGGGGAATGCTGCGCTCTCAGGAGAAATTCCAGCGCATGCTGAAGCTGTCCCTGTGGAGCAATCGCTGTGATCTGTCCATAAACAAACAGGCTCCAGATGCTCAGTTTCTGAAGCTAATGGCGGATTACGAGTCTGATCTGCTGGTGGATCAGTCTGCGGATGTCTGGCGTGTCCTCACCGAGGCCTGGGACCCCGTTTATGTGGACATTGTGTGCGATAACGCTGGCTTCGAACTTTTCTCAGACCTGCTGTTGGCTGAATATCTCATCGAAACGGGCTTGGCTCTCAAAGTGCGATGCCATGTCAAGGCTATTCCTTGGTTCATCTCCGACGTCACTAAGCAGGACTTTCTCTGGATGCCGAAATTCCTTCGCAGTCACAAGATTGCCGAAATAGCCGCATTCGGACGCCGTCTGCGTCGATACATGCGGGATCGTTCGTTCGTCTTGTGCGACACCTCCTACTTTTGGACCAGCCCCCACGACTGCAGCCAGATGAAGAAGCGCCTGCCCTGCCTGTACGTCTCTCTCAGCGAGGCAGCGCTGGTCATCTTCAAGGGGGATCTCAACTACCGCAAACTGCTAGGCGACATCAACTGGTATTACACAGCGCCTCTGATCGAGTGCATGCGTGGATTCTTTCCGACCAGTGTGTGTGCGTTGCGTACCATAAAGTCGGACATCTACTGCGGTCTTCCAATCTGCACGGTGGAGTGGCTGTCCGAGGACGATCCCCAATGGATGAGGACGGGTAAGAAGGGCGTCATCCAAGTGGCCGTCATGCATAGACTCTCGGGGGATGCACTAGTTTAA